A stretch of Mycobacterium sp. ITM-2016-00316 DNA encodes these proteins:
- a CDS encoding CopD family protein, translated as MEPTPHVMRTRRACLGALVVALSIALAWMLARPDDALIATLTRLLADGAAVLVLGLAVVPWLDSARYRTELARRSTAVLAVAAWVWLAAELIRLVRTAADTAAVTVRDLGVRTAFEFAVSTTAGRADLICVVAALLVVVVTIAVRNPGGSLVIAGVAALGTAARTLAGHLSESTLGGLAVTLHALAAALWCGVLAAIVLVVDHRGQWARVLPRFSALSLWSVLVLLAGGVFSAAVVIGTLAELVGTGYGRLLLAKVVVTAVLMALAWQNRSRWLPSARGHRASAERSTRRADTELALMVVALTLAAALAVTG; from the coding sequence GTGGAGCCGACGCCGCACGTGATGCGCACCCGGCGGGCGTGCCTGGGCGCACTCGTCGTCGCCCTCAGCATCGCGCTGGCCTGGATGCTCGCCCGCCCCGACGATGCTCTCATTGCGACGCTCACCCGGCTGCTCGCCGACGGTGCCGCCGTGCTGGTGCTCGGCCTCGCGGTGGTGCCGTGGCTCGACTCCGCGCGCTACCGCACCGAACTCGCCCGGCGCAGCACCGCCGTGCTGGCGGTGGCAGCCTGGGTGTGGCTGGCGGCCGAACTGATCCGGCTGGTGCGGACCGCGGCCGATACCGCCGCAGTCACGGTGCGCGACCTCGGTGTCCGGACCGCATTCGAGTTCGCCGTGTCGACGACGGCCGGCCGGGCCGATCTGATCTGCGTGGTGGCGGCACTGCTGGTGGTCGTCGTGACCATCGCGGTACGCAACCCCGGCGGGTCCCTGGTGATCGCCGGCGTCGCCGCACTCGGTACCGCCGCGCGCACCCTGGCCGGGCATCTGTCCGAGAGCACACTCGGCGGACTGGCAGTCACGCTGCATGCCCTGGCGGCGGCACTGTGGTGCGGTGTACTCGCGGCGATAGTGCTGGTGGTGGACCACCGCGGCCAGTGGGCTCGGGTGCTGCCTCGTTTCTCGGCATTGTCGTTGTGGTCGGTGCTGGTGCTGTTGGCGGGCGGGGTGTTCAGCGCCGCGGTGGTGATCGGGACCCTGGCCGAGCTGGTCGGCACCGGATACGGCCGGCTGTTGCTGGCGAAGGTCGTCGTGACCGCAGTGTTGATGGCGCTGGCCTGGCAGAACAGGTCCCGGTGGTTACCGTCGGCACGTGGCCACCGGGCCAGCGCCGAGCGCTCGACCCGACGCGCCGATACCGAGCTCGCCTTGATGGTGGTGGCATTGACGTTGGCCGCCGCCCTGGCGGTCACGGGGTGA
- a CDS encoding MerR family transcriptional regulator, translating to MDVRTVGSVAALTGLSVRTLHHYDHIGLVVPGVRTPVGYRGYTDADVERLHLVLVYRAAGLPLDEIRVLLDDPEVDGLTRLQRQHALLLERAEGLQRTIKAVEELMDAHRSGIQLTAEEQVEIFGTTAFGEEYAVEAEQRWGDTDEWKQSRQRVAQLTKQDWIDLKAEGDALLRDLAAAKRAGVRPGAPEADALAARHRASIERFYDCGSEMHRGLVEMYLADPRFTAYYDDVEPGLAQFVHDVVLASIMA from the coding sequence ATGGACGTGAGAACCGTCGGCAGCGTCGCCGCCCTGACCGGGCTTTCCGTACGCACCCTGCACCACTACGACCACATCGGCCTGGTGGTGCCGGGCGTGCGGACCCCGGTGGGTTACCGCGGCTACACCGATGCCGATGTCGAGCGCTTGCACCTGGTGCTGGTGTATCGCGCGGCGGGGCTACCGCTGGATGAGATCCGCGTCCTGCTCGACGACCCAGAGGTCGACGGGCTGACCCGGCTGCAGCGCCAGCACGCCCTGCTTCTCGAGCGGGCCGAAGGTCTGCAGCGCACGATCAAGGCAGTGGAGGAACTCATGGACGCGCATCGCAGCGGCATTCAGCTGACCGCCGAGGAACAGGTCGAGATCTTCGGGACCACGGCATTCGGCGAGGAGTATGCGGTCGAAGCCGAGCAGCGCTGGGGCGACACCGATGAATGGAAGCAGTCCCGGCAGCGGGTCGCCCAGCTGACGAAACAGGACTGGATCGACCTGAAGGCCGAAGGGGACGCGCTCCTGCGTGACCTGGCGGCCGCCAAGCGGGCCGGCGTGCGCCCCGGCGCACCGGAGGCCGACGCACTGGCCGCCCGGCACCGCGCGAGTATCGAGCGCTTCTACGACTGCGGCAGCGAGATGCACCGCGGACTGGTCGAGATGTACCTGGCTGATCCTCGGTTCACGGCCTACTACGACGATGTCGAACCGGGTCTGGCGCAGTTCGTGCATGATGTGGTGCTCGCTAGCATCATGGCGTGA
- the rraA gene encoding ribonuclease E activity regulator RraA: protein MSIEPRATADLVDEIYPDVRSCDLQLRNYGGVTSFAGRITTVRCFEDNALLKSILSTPGDGGVLVVDGGGSLHTALVGDIIAGLAAENGWAGVIVHGVVRDAAALRTIDVGIKALGTNPRKGTKTGAGERDIAVSFGGVTFVPGEVAYSDEDGIVVVAAGG from the coding sequence GTGAGCATCGAACCGCGCGCGACCGCTGACCTTGTCGACGAGATCTACCCCGACGTCCGCAGCTGCGATCTGCAGTTGCGCAACTACGGGGGTGTCACGTCCTTCGCGGGCCGGATCACCACGGTGCGCTGTTTCGAGGACAACGCCCTGCTCAAGTCGATCCTGTCCACGCCGGGTGACGGCGGGGTGCTGGTGGTCGACGGTGGTGGTTCGCTGCACACCGCGCTGGTCGGTGACATCATCGCCGGCCTGGCCGCCGAGAACGGCTGGGCCGGGGTGATCGTGCACGGCGTGGTCCGCGATGCGGCCGCGCTGCGGACCATCGACGTGGGCATCAAGGCACTCGGCACCAATCCGCGCAAGGGCACCAAAACGGGTGCGGGAGAACGCGATATCGCGGTTTCCTTCGGGGGTGTCACGTTCGTCCCCGGTGAGGTCGCCTACAGCGACGAGGACGGGATCGTCGTCGTCGCTGCAGGCGGGTGA
- a CDS encoding NAD(P)/FAD-dependent oxidoreductase, which translates to MNEHLDVVIVGAGISGISTAWHLQDRCPTKSYAILERRENIGGTWDLFKYPGIRSDSDMFTLGFRFKPWTSAKAIADGASIWNYINEAAAENGIDKHIRTGHRVTSVDWSDADNRWTINIEHAGERKQITASFLSVCSGYYNYDEGYAPEFPGAAEFAGQIIHPQHWPEGLDYTGKKIVVIGSGATAITLIPSLVNEGAGHVTMLQRSPTYIGSLPLVDPVAAQANKYLPKNIAHAVNRWKAIAMATGQYQLARKFPKMFKKALKDMATRRLPDGFDYEKHFSPRYNPWDERVCLAPNGDFFKTIKAGKADVVTDTIETFTETGIKLTSGEELQADIIITATGLNMQLFGGATATRNGELIDLTKSMTYKGLMLSGVPNMAITFGYTNASWTLKADLVSEFICRVLNYMDANGFDRVEPQHPGDSIDEEPFMDFTPGYFRRAMDTLPKSGSEAPWKLKQNYFFDLRLIRHGKVDEESLHFTKHRAAVSA; encoded by the coding sequence ATGAATGAACACCTCGACGTTGTGATCGTCGGCGCCGGCATCTCCGGCATCAGCACCGCCTGGCATCTGCAGGACCGCTGCCCGACCAAGAGCTACGCCATCCTGGAACGCCGCGAGAACATCGGCGGCACCTGGGACCTGTTCAAATACCCGGGTATCCGCTCGGATTCCGACATGTTCACCCTGGGATTCCGGTTCAAGCCCTGGACCTCGGCCAAGGCGATCGCCGACGGCGCGTCCATCTGGAATTACATCAACGAGGCCGCCGCCGAGAACGGCATCGACAAGCACATCCGCACCGGACATCGCGTCACCTCGGTGGACTGGTCGGACGCCGACAATCGCTGGACCATCAACATCGAGCATGCCGGTGAGCGCAAGCAGATCACCGCGTCGTTCCTGTCGGTCTGCAGCGGCTACTACAACTACGACGAGGGCTACGCGCCCGAGTTCCCGGGCGCCGCGGAATTCGCGGGCCAGATCATCCACCCCCAGCACTGGCCCGAGGGGCTGGACTACACGGGGAAGAAGATCGTCGTCATCGGATCCGGCGCCACCGCGATCACACTGATCCCGTCGCTGGTCAACGAGGGCGCGGGCCACGTCACCATGCTGCAGCGCTCGCCGACCTACATCGGCTCTCTGCCGCTGGTGGATCCCGTTGCCGCACAGGCCAACAAGTACCTGCCGAAGAATATCGCCCACGCGGTCAACCGGTGGAAGGCAATCGCGATGGCCACCGGCCAGTACCAGCTGGCGCGCAAGTTCCCGAAGATGTTCAAGAAGGCGCTCAAGGACATGGCGACCCGGCGGTTGCCGGACGGCTTCGACTACGAGAAGCACTTCAGCCCGCGCTACAACCCGTGGGATGAGCGAGTCTGTCTGGCGCCCAACGGGGATTTCTTCAAGACCATCAAGGCCGGCAAGGCCGACGTCGTCACCGACACCATCGAGACCTTCACCGAAACCGGTATCAAGCTGACCTCCGGTGAGGAGTTGCAGGCCGATATCATCATCACCGCAACGGGTTTGAACATGCAGTTGTTCGGCGGTGCCACGGCGACCCGCAACGGCGAGCTGATCGACCTGACCAAGTCGATGACCTACAAGGGCCTGATGCTGTCCGGCGTGCCCAACATGGCCATCACCTTCGGCTACACCAACGCCTCATGGACACTGAAGGCCGACCTGGTCTCCGAGTTCATCTGCCGGGTGTTGAACTACATGGACGCCAACGGTTTCGACCGGGTCGAACCGCAGCACCCGGGCGACTCGATCGACGAAGAGCCGTTCATGGACTTCACGCCCGGGTACTTCCGCCGCGCCATGGATACCCTGCCGAAGTCGGGCTCGGAGGCACCCTGGAAGTTGAAGCAGAACTACTTCTTCGATCTGCGCCTCATCCGGCACGGCAAGGTCGACGAGGAGTCCCTGCACTTCACCAAGCACCGGGCGGCCGTATCGGCCTAG
- a CDS encoding TetR/AcrR family transcriptional regulator: MTTASPSRGRRAARPSGDERQQAILDTAARLIQQRSFADISVDDLAKGAGISRPTFYFYFASKEAVLLSLMDPLITRADTGFDNAMDSMPTEPHEAIRRGIEIFFSSFGSHPATARAGAEAVNSSPEFRAIWAGLMQKWIGLTAALINAERQRGAAPETLPALDLATSLNLMNEKMMMATLADDRPSVEHDRVVDTLTHIWLTSIYGSTP; the protein is encoded by the coding sequence GTGACCACCGCCAGCCCGAGTCGCGGCCGCCGGGCCGCCCGCCCCTCCGGCGACGAGCGGCAGCAGGCGATCCTGGACACCGCCGCCCGGCTCATCCAGCAGCGGTCCTTCGCCGATATCTCCGTCGACGACCTGGCCAAGGGCGCCGGCATATCGCGACCGACCTTCTACTTCTACTTCGCGTCGAAGGAAGCGGTCCTGCTGTCGCTGATGGATCCACTGATCACACGGGCCGACACCGGCTTCGACAACGCGATGGACTCCATGCCCACCGAACCGCACGAGGCAATCCGGCGCGGAATCGAGATCTTCTTCAGTTCCTTCGGGTCGCACCCCGCGACTGCGCGCGCCGGCGCCGAAGCCGTGAACAGCAGTCCCGAGTTCCGCGCCATCTGGGCGGGGCTGATGCAGAAGTGGATCGGCCTCACCGCGGCACTGATCAACGCCGAACGCCAACGGGGGGCGGCCCCGGAGACACTGCCCGCCCTCGATCTGGCCACCTCGCTGAACCTGATGAACGAGAAGATGATGATGGCGACCCTCGCCGATGACCGGCCGTCGGTCGAGCATGACCGCGTCGTGGACACGCTCACCCACATCTGGCTGACCAGCATCTACGGCAGCACGCCCTAG
- the dinB gene encoding DNA polymerase IV, whose product MFVSEGQASILHADLDSFYASVEQRDDPTLRGLPVIVGAGVVLAASYEAKAYGVRTAMGGGQARRLCPQVIVVPPRMHAYTEASRAVFEVFRDTTPLVEPVSVDEAFLDVGGLGRVSGNPVQIGARLRERVRVDVGLPITVGIARTKFLAKVASQEAKPDGLLLVPPDRELAFLHPLPVRRLWGVGAKTAERLRLHGIHTVADVAELSETTLGAMVGPGMGRQLFALAHNIDRRRVVTGVRRRSVGAQRALGRAGNTMSAHEIDAVVVNLVDRITGRMRAAGRTGRTVVLRLRFDDFARATRSHTLPRATASTEAVLRAARDLVAAAAPLIAERGLTLVGFAVSNIDRDGAAQLELPFARTADPIALDAAVDEVRQRFGNGSVTRGVLLGRDPGLEMPMLPESPA is encoded by the coding sequence ATGTTCGTGTCCGAAGGGCAGGCCAGCATCCTGCACGCCGATCTCGACTCGTTCTACGCGTCGGTCGAGCAGCGCGATGACCCCACCCTGCGCGGACTGCCGGTCATCGTCGGCGCCGGGGTGGTGCTGGCGGCCAGCTATGAGGCCAAGGCGTATGGGGTGCGGACCGCGATGGGCGGCGGCCAGGCCCGGCGGCTCTGCCCGCAGGTGATCGTCGTGCCCCCGCGGATGCACGCCTACACCGAGGCCAGCCGGGCGGTCTTCGAGGTCTTCCGCGACACCACTCCCCTGGTCGAACCGGTCTCGGTGGACGAGGCATTCCTCGATGTCGGCGGGCTGGGCCGGGTGTCGGGTAATCCGGTACAGATCGGTGCCCGACTGCGCGAACGGGTCCGGGTGGACGTCGGGCTGCCCATCACCGTCGGGATCGCCCGCACCAAGTTCCTGGCCAAGGTGGCCAGCCAGGAGGCCAAGCCCGACGGACTGCTGCTGGTACCCCCGGACCGCGAACTGGCGTTCCTGCATCCGTTGCCGGTACGCAGGCTCTGGGGCGTCGGGGCCAAGACCGCGGAGAGGTTACGGCTGCACGGCATCCACACGGTGGCCGATGTGGCCGAGCTCAGCGAGACGACGCTGGGCGCCATGGTCGGCCCGGGCATGGGCAGGCAGCTCTTCGCGCTGGCGCACAATATCGACCGCCGCCGGGTGGTGACCGGGGTGCGCCGGCGGTCCGTCGGCGCGCAGCGTGCCCTCGGCCGCGCCGGAAACACCATGTCCGCTCATGAGATCGATGCCGTCGTGGTGAATCTCGTCGACCGCATCACCGGCCGGATGCGGGCCGCCGGACGTACCGGCCGCACCGTGGTGCTGCGGCTGCGCTTCGACGACTTTGCTCGCGCCACCCGCTCACACACCCTGCCGCGCGCCACCGCGTCGACCGAGGCCGTGCTGCGGGCCGCCCGCGACCTGGTGGCCGCCGCGGCTCCGCTGATCGCCGAGCGCGGTCTGACGCTGGTGGGCTTCGCGGTGTCCAATATCGACCGCGACGGCGCGGCCCAGCTGGAACTACCGTTCGCCCGCACGGCGGACCCGATCGCCCTGGATGCCGCCGTCGACGAGGTCCGGCAGCGGTTCGGCAACGGCTCGGTGACCCGCGGGGTGCTGCTGGGTCGCGATCCGGGGCTGGAGATGCCGATGCTGCCCGAGTCACCGGCGTGA
- a CDS encoding PHP domain-containing protein encodes MDPIAALRRIAYYKDRAREDSRRVMAYRNAADVVEAMTPEHREKVGKANSWQTLPGIGPKTAKVIAQAWAGREPDTLAELRVAAADLGGGAIRAAIKGDLHLHSNWSDGSAPIAEMMATAQELGHEYCALTDHSPRLTVANGLSPDRLRHQLDVIDELRERFSMRILTGIEVDILDDGTLDQEPELLERLDIVVASVHSKLKMDAPAMTRRMVRAVSGGQADVLGHCTGRLVEGNRGIRPESAFDAEAVFTACRDNGVAVEINSRPERRDPPSRLLDLALQIGCDFSIDTDAHAPGQLDFLGYGAQRALDAGVPVDRIVNTWSAERLLEWAH; translated from the coding sequence GTGGACCCGATCGCCGCGCTACGCCGCATCGCGTACTACAAGGACCGCGCCCGGGAGGATTCACGCCGGGTGATGGCCTACCGCAACGCCGCCGACGTGGTGGAGGCGATGACCCCCGAGCACCGGGAGAAGGTCGGGAAGGCCAACAGCTGGCAGACGCTACCGGGTATCGGGCCCAAGACCGCGAAGGTCATCGCCCAGGCCTGGGCCGGCCGCGAGCCCGACACCCTGGCCGAATTGCGGGTGGCCGCCGCCGATCTCGGGGGAGGAGCGATCCGCGCCGCGATCAAGGGTGACCTGCACCTGCACTCGAACTGGTCGGACGGCTCGGCCCCGATCGCCGAGATGATGGCCACCGCGCAGGAACTGGGCCACGAATACTGCGCGCTGACCGACCATTCACCCCGGTTGACGGTGGCCAACGGGTTGTCCCCGGACCGGCTGCGCCACCAGCTGGACGTGATAGACGAACTGCGCGAACGATTTTCGATGCGGATCCTGACCGGGATCGAAGTCGACATCCTCGATGACGGCACTCTGGACCAGGAGCCCGAACTGCTGGAGCGGCTCGACATCGTGGTGGCCAGTGTGCATTCCAAGCTGAAGATGGACGCGCCGGCCATGACCCGCCGGATGGTGCGCGCGGTGTCCGGCGGGCAGGCCGACGTCCTCGGCCACTGCACCGGGCGGCTGGTGGAGGGAAACCGGGGGATCCGTCCGGAGTCCGCGTTCGACGCCGAGGCGGTGTTCACCGCCTGCCGGGACAACGGTGTTGCGGTGGAGATCAATTCGCGACCCGAGCGGCGCGATCCGCCGAGCCGGCTACTGGATCTGGCACTGCAGATCGGCTGCGACTTCTCGATCGACACCGACGCGCATGCCCCGGGCCAGCTCGACTTCCTCGGCTACGGGGCGCAACGTGCCCTGGATGCAGGGGTGCCGGTGGACCGCATCGTCAACACCTGGTCCGCGGAGCGGCTGCTGGAGTGGGCGCACTGA